TTCTGGTAAGTATTAGCTTGGGCCATCAAAGGGAACCGCCGGGCTCGCCCTAGTAATGTGTAGACACAATGGTACTCACGGGCCTCTTTTTTACGCTCCTCTTGCCATTGCAAAACTTCTTTTCTATCGTTGTACCAAAGGTCAACTGTTTTCTTAGCTTCTTTCACAGTAacctaaaagaaaaaacatgtgAACTTTTCTTGACAACGAAATAATAAAGCATGGACACTCGTCAGCATTACAAATCTCTCATAATAAGTAATAGAACTCAACGTACCCTCCAATCCTTAGAAAGTCCTACTGGTGTCTTCCCATATGCAATTGAGAAGTTAAGCATTTTAGCTTTTCGCCTTTCAGAACCAAATGCATCCTAAAATGGAGGGACAAGATACAAAGAGTCATGATCAAATTATGGAAAAGATAGTTGCAATGCTAAACAGATAATTCAAGCTTCTATACCTTCAATAGAGGCACTGGGGGTTTATCTTCTCCAGGCTGAGGGTGCCACTCAAGAAGCACTTCCTTTTTCTCAACTGCTTCACGAATATATGGATACATATTCATTGCAGTCCTTGAATGGAAATCTCCACCGGCTTTAAAAGCTTCCATCATGCTCTTACAGTTGGCAAGATGCGCCAGAATCCTAAGTTCAAGCTGTAACAAATCACAAGTACATAACATCGTCAACAGAATGAGAATTGTAGAAAACATTTCAAACAGATACACGATATGAACTATACTAACCTGTCCATAATCAGCAACTATAAGAGAATTCCCAGGCGCAGCGATGAATGCTTGACGGATTTTGTATCGGTCTTTTTCCAAAGCAGGTTGATTCTAATTCATGAATTGCTATGTATTAGATTAAGTCTCTATCCttttgaaaatcaattattaatCTAGTACACGTAATAATAAGAATATCAGAATTCAAATTAAAACCATTGGGATTGCATAATGCAGCCCAACTTTATGGTCCAATCCAAATGATTGTGTGTTTAACAAAGTGGTAACAAGACTAAGTAGAAATCATTCAATTACGTAATTAAAAGAGTATGTAAAATTGTATGAAGAGGCTTTAGTTAgtacaaaaccaaacaaaccaAGTTTGATTAAATGTTTGTTGATAAATGAATATATTAAATGAAAGAAAGGAGACATTGTACATTTGAGAGGAGGTTTCCAGAATCAACTGTTGAGTTGAAATGTTACATGGAGGCctaaaaatagttttatatctTTGACAACCTCAGTCACCAAAGAGCACTTCAAAGTTGAAGCATGGACAATCCATATAACTATTCGACCTtctgtctttttattttacgcAGTTGCCAAACTTTGATTTTAAAGAACAAGGGAAAAAAGAATGGAGTGGAGGCCCATGAATGGATTTACATGTCTAATAGGAACAAGTCCTACTAAAAggagatattacattttaggtCAAAAGAGAATTATAAAGCCACCAATTAAGAATTTAGCATCAACAAAATCTTATGACACCAATTAAACATACACGCACAAAAATGAAGGTCAATGATCAAATAAATAGTGCTTATAAAATTTCAGGTTCGCAACTACCatcattaaaatgaaatatcCTAATCAAAATCCCAATAAACCATGCAATTTAGAATTACCTGCAGATTTGGCCGTCTAGCTGACAAGCGTCCTGTCTCTGTGTTGATATTTAAGGAGCAGTGAACACGGTTATCCTTTCCTGATATATTATGTCCCTGACATAAAGAAACCATGAAGCTACGTAGAACAGGTATAAAGAACTTCAGAGTTAAAAAAAAGACATACTGGATCAAAATTTTAATAGATAAGTGATGGCACATGGAAGCAAGCATTCATGGTCAGGTTCTCAAATATCATTCAGATAAGCTGTTTGCCACAAGGGTAGCATATATTAAATCAAATCAACCAATTccagaaatgaaaataaaactaatagaacattacaaaatgaaaataaaacttaatagaaCATTACACAAGAAGAAATAGACAGAAACTTGAAGTCTCTGAATGGTTTCAGTTCTATATCTTATatatttcaattcaatattGCAGAACAACAAATACTTCtagacaacaacaaaatacaacaacaacacgtatttaaaaaagaatatggCCTTCAGTAAAACATAACAGGTAAACAagaaaatatcatcaatttcCTGTGGACAAGATATATGGAAGTTGTTGCTTGTACtagtttcaacaaaaaaagcTTGATCAAAAGCTTTAAAATAAGATCACCAAACTTCAAATGGCAGACCCCTTCACAAATTATAGATGTGCGATGTTACTGCTTAAACACATTATCGACTCTTTATTTTCACTACAAGGAACAGGACAGCCATAATGAAATAGaccaaaaacacttaaaaatacATACCTGCAGGGGTAGAATGAAATTCGAAATCAGAGAGTTGATTGAACTGACTTCACATAAAGCAGCAATTGCATGGCAAGCTTCTCTCCCTTCTTTCTCCGTTGGAAAAGCAGAAAAGGCTGTTCCATATGCAGAATTATCAACTTTTGAAACctcaatatgattttgagaaaGATTTCCATGTTCATCGCCGTCATCATGATCATCATCTAAGTTATAAATCTCATCAGTAAAGTCAAAATCAGACGAAATGTTTCCAGCCAGAACCTTTAAAGCATCACCACTAACTGATGGCCAACCACTGGCTGTGTACATTTCTGTCTTCAAGGTATAACCTAGGCTCTTCACCTTCATATCACGAAATTTTTTGGGAgccttctttccttcttcaatcaCTTCATCAACATTGGGAACTTTGAATATTCTCTCAGTTGGAAGTGCTAGATTGGAGTCTTTTCTGCAATGAGAACAATATCTTTCAGCTACTTTGTCATAAACAGcacaattcataaaaaattgtgaCCTTTTCTCCTTGATGAGCTCAATCAACacacatgcaaaaatatcaaaGTAGATACTAACATTCACGaatacattaaaattacaataatcAGACTGTTTGCTTGATAAATATTTCAGGCTTCAACTATGAATCAATTCATTTAAGATTTAATTAAGTAGTCCATGTAAGTCataagattaaaaacaaaaaaggtgtACCTGTTCAAGGTACCGCCAAAAAGCAGCTGGCGCAACTGTAAATCGCTTCCGACATTCATATACTTGGCATCGGGACAATACCTACATGCCCATTTCCGGAATCTATCAACAGCTACCTCTTGCTCTACTTTGGCAACCTTTTCTATGCCTTCAAGATATTCCCGATCAACTAGCATTCCCTCAGATTCCATTCGGACTAGAATCTCCCCAAATGGGCGCCAATATTCATTGTAGAAGTCATACATGGTTTTCCCAGAAACTGGTACACCATCAAAATTCCACGGCATGTCTAACAGATAGCTCTTTAGGCTCTCAtacaaattcaaagtgcttttagCATCTAAAGCAGAATAACATATCCAAGGTATGCGCTCATCTCTCTGCAGATCTTCAACAGGAGCAATGGTAATAATTTTACCCTCGGATCCATCTTTTTTCACCTTTTTCTTACCAAATAGCGTTTTCATTGACACTTTACCGATCAAATCCTCTTCATGGTTAAACTGAGACCTTGACATGACCTTTTTGTCGCCTGATAGTTTTTCAAGAGAATAACCCCCATTTAATTGTCTTGATGAATCCCATAACCGTGCCATGTGCATTGTATCAGCATGAAAACCAGAAACCTTGAATCCATAGTTCTCTATAACATGACAGTCAAAGCTATAATTATGCCAGACCTACACAATGCATCAGTGACTCAGTTATTTCAAATATTACTTGTAATCCAAAGCCATATCATTCATACAGCAGAAACCAAAGAATTACTGCACGAGCAGTGCTGCATTTTGAGGTGAGTGATAGGATTAAGAATGTACAAGGgatagaagaagaaagaaaagttcACCTTCATGATCGAAGGATCGCTGAAAAAGTTAGCAAATTTTTCTAAAATCTCTTTGCCTCCACCATCAAGCACATCTACCCAGATACAAGATTTTCCACCTCCAAAATCTGCGTCTGGACCACCATAAATGCTGAAGCATGTTATCTCCCCATGATCTACAGGTGTTTCTTGTTTGACATCTATCTTGGCTACCTTTGAAGAGAATGAGATCAGCAGAAAATATATGTTCGTCATTCATACAAATTAGTTGAACTAGTGATCAAAGTACGCATACACCGACAGACAAGTGAAAATAGTCAAAATAATTATACCTCGGTATCACATGCATAAATAAGATGCCGGTATTTTACAGTGATCATCTTAACAACCTCCTCTGCGAGAGGAATATTATCAACCACCAGAATATCTTCATAGATACGACAGAGTCTGTCCCGAAGTTTTGACTGGTCGGTACGACGAGCCTTTCTATCAAACGTCACAtcagttgagtccattgcagtTTCCTCCGAAACATCATCACCGTTAACTTTAGTAATTTTCTCTTCACTGATCTCCAATGCAGATTCGTTAAACTGATGGACCACAGTTTCAGAATCTGTAAACATCTTTGAATTGTTTAATACAGAATATTGAACAGAAGATGAGACATGTTCACCATGACCTTGCCGTACAAGATTGCTAACAACATCCGTAGAAGAACCTTGTCTCCGACCAATGGAAGCAAATCTATTAGACACATGAGAGCCGTTACTTTTCCTCTCGTATCTGTTTGTGCCGTTCATTTCCTTCTTACCTTCAGCTAACTTATTTTTTGCTAAAGTCCATCCTCTATTATCACCACCAGCCAATTTTCTTTCAGTGGCTGTTGTGGAAAGTTCAGGATTACAAGGAGCGACATCCACCTTCCTAACTTGCATTTCAGAGGAATGCGAAGAATTCACCTCTTCCTCCACCATCATTTCCTCTAACATGCTAGCTGATGCATTTGAAAACTTCATAAGTGTAACGCGAACCGGATTCTTGTATGGGAAATTATGTTTATATCCAGTGTTACTGTGTTCATTTAACCCCAAAGATGTCAACTTTGTACACAATAAATCTGCTCTAACACAATTACTATGCATAGTGCTATTTCGAAGGCCATTGCTAGCAATCTGAATTGCCTTGATTTTTCTTCTGCAGTTCATATCATACAATGAAAATAAAGGTGTCAATTGAATGAAAACTAATAGCATATTATTATACCGCAATGCACCAGATAAGAAAAACTCCATCTATAACTGTGTACGTGTGGTAAAATAATACAGGGTTCCACGTGTACCAGAgatataacaataaaaaatggaggAAACTGTCACTTTGCCTCTTCTCTTAATGTGTGAGGTATAGTCGTTATAGTCATTGAAAGTGTCAGAACTTCAAAAACACCTCAGAGTGTGTCTTGTGTTAGTAACTTCATGAACTAAACTCACAATCAGAAGATACATTCGAGAACCAAACTAACTAACCAAAGATACATTTTAGGACCAAAGTGACTAACAAAAGACACATCCAATGATATTTTTTGTACTGTGGAAAATTTTGCTTATCACAAACATCAATTTCGTGAAAGATAACTTAGGTTGTAACATTTCTCAACTCCACCTCTACCCGTCCTGAGTTTTCTGGCAAACAGAGGTTGAAAATTTGAccaatgttttttaaaaaaaacatgtaaacaTTCGTGATATATAGCAATACTCTTTCGTAATGAGGGTCATGCTAACAAGCATCCTAagggcattgtttaaggaaccttaaaaaggaaattttgtcttgaaaatacaagtcaaataCTTGTCAAAGTCATAAACACACTTCACTATacaaaaattacttttttttttttattcattgaaCAATGCCCTAAATTCACTTGTTAGCATTCTCCTTATAATTATAATACATTCAGGAACTACAATGACGGTATAACATATTCAACTACCTAAATGGTTATTTACTCATAAAAATCTCCACTATCCATTAAATAATTTGCTCAATATTTCCACATTAACAATAGTATATCATCCCTAATAACAAGTTTTACACTATTTTTTGATCACATGTACTTACTAGTTACATTActgaattaaaaaatttgaaacgtAATCCTCAAACTTTCAAAACAAGAGAGGAAACAACAACCACTACAACCCATTAAACTCAGCATTATGTTCAagtacaaaacaaaacataaaaaacaacaCTTTCAGCATGTTTTTTCTATGACTAacatgaagtaaaaaaaaattgacttattttaaaagaattttgaaaCAGAAATTCGAAGACCCAATGAAGAAAAGATGCAAAATTTGGAGTTAAGAAAGAATTTGAAGACATGGGCAAGTAAAGTTGAAAGAAAGTGAAAAGGAGAAGGAGAGAGAGTGAACCTGTGGGGAGTAAGGGAAACAAGAGAAGAGCATGAAGATAAGGAGAGGGAGAAGGGGCGTGAGAGTCGGCAGCATAAAGGGCAATATGGTCTTAACGAAGTGGATTGTGTAGTAGCCTCCATTGTTGCGTCTTCTGCAACTTCAATGGCTTACTCGCTTCttctattctattctattctatCATCAAACCTTGctgattaaatatttaatttaagagaataaaaaatactacgattttttttattatcctaaaaaatataaaattatatatgttgtagtatgactcaaaatttaattgatgaagaatattgttgctaaaaatataaaagatttgtttcaaatatattttgaaaaggaatattatatttttgatgcaaatattctttcactgcaggagaaggaaaaaacaaaaaacgtaTCTTCAGTGTGATATCCGTTCTAAATTTATGagttacttttactataaatatagacattgactcagagtaaaccttgagatagagggggctgaaacaagggtttagaatggcaacaacaaaactagggtttgtatagagtttgtctctttggaacaaacactaggatttgagggttgattcaccttggaaaacactattaggattgagtctcttggttacaggaagagattgggacttttggtagaattaggcggaagacttattcttgtaacccattgatatctcttttgtaaagttactcatcattatagtggaacggatggctgctctctcccccagactaggtcaatttggaccgaactgggtcaacaaattattttgtgctctctcttcctttctctctctctctcgctgttttctacttttggcttgtgtttataattgttccatacactttgttttggttgcttgactatcctttgctccacacatcaagtttgttattggtgtgatttttcatcaaatttacAACAATTGTCGCCCACTGTGGGGCCCGAACCCACAACCACAAGGTTAGAGAGAGCAGAGTACATAGCCCTTGTTGAAGGGGTCAAGGAAGCCATATGGTTGAAAGGTATGATTGGAGAAATGGGGATTAGTCAAGGGtgtgtgaagatacattgtgatagtcaaAGTGCCATTCATTTGACAAATCATCAGGTATATCATGAAAGAACAAAACACATTGACATTCGTTTGCATTTCGTCAGAGACATGATTGAGACAAAGGAGATCATGGTGGAGAAAGTGGCAACGGAAGAAAATCCAGCAGACATGTTCACCAAATCATTACCAAGATCAAGgttcaagcattgcttggacttgatTAACTTCATTGAAGCATAGATGAAGGTTGGAGAGAGCAGCAAAGTGATTGATGGTTATATTggcatcatcactgatttgaagtcaaggtggagaattgtgagagttaacttaaaatcagaaatctggagaatcgtgccacgatggagaagcaacgtgccacgattgttgaagcaagattctgaagcagtcacaggaaaaatcgtgccacgatgaaatcgcaacgtggcacgatggtacGATTGaggataaaataaaaacgtgTTTTCAGTgaaaatttgtttcaattttttaaaggattactttcactataaatataagccttgtatcagatgataaagtgtgtagaaaaacaaggtttagaagccaacatacaaactagggtttatagagaatttctcttggcaacaacactagggttgagattgttttgattcaccttgaacaaagtattattaggattgagtctcttgatcacgggaagaggctggaacttgggtagaattatgtttgaagactgattcttgtaactcaatatctctttgtaaagaaactcatatcattatagtggaacggagagctgctctctcccccccatactaggtcatcattagaccgaactaGGTAAACAAATTATTGtgttctctttcttccttttatctcttgtTGTTCATtccttttgtttggattatttgctaccctcttgatttgattacttggtattaatttaCTCCACGCATCAAatttttattggtgtggttttttacaacgaattcacaacaatatagtagttttttttttttttttttttttgagaaaacaaCAATATAGTAGTTGCCATGTAAATATACAATTATCCCCtacaaaaatgtaaatatacaattatattGTCGACCCATTTGTTTTAAGgtaaaagaaaaatcacaaaTACATGATTTTTACTTTACACCTccaaaaaatagaatttttgtttttgatatttctttaataattgtGTACTGCAAAGATATTTCGAACTCAtatgttatagtttaaaataatattattaattttataaataaaatgtttttactatataataaaaattatatattttttaagaatatgtctcttaaaacaacttatcattttaatgtaaaaattgtcatttttgtttgtttaactAATATTTTGGAAATATTGGTTAGCATGATCTATAAATTTGTAACTCATTTTAGTATTCACACCTACGAATCATCGGTTTACATTTTTCAATCTATAAATTGAATAAGTTCATCgatttgatttggattttgtaATCATTGAACTATGAACCCACAAATTGTTTGAATTTGTAAATTGCACTATCAATTTAttatgagtagtgatatttgaacaaccatttcatacaatttttggtgacaacttttttctttgtcttttcattggataaaaacaatggagagagaaaaagaaagagagagaataagaggataatgtgagtatgagagagaaagttgtcaaaaagttgtcacaaagtggttgtacaaatataatttctcattTATTATTGATGAACTATAAAGGTGTATCATAAGAGAGggcttcaaataaaaaaataaaaaaaaaaggagaacgAGATAAACATACTTTTCATTATGTTAGAGCGACAATATAAATAAGAATTCAATGGTTgaagttaaaaaattgaaaataaatgttttttttgttgttttagacAGTGTGAACTTTTTTTTCCCGTTTTGTTACAAGCCGTGAGTCTATTGTAACAAGTTTTATTGAAGAACTTAGTGAGTAAAATTATAAACTAGAtagaaatcatatttttatcatcaaaatctaatctaatataCTACTAATAAAAAGAGTAAACATTGAACATAGAAAAATATAGTAATGGTTTTGATCTTCAAATGACACACTATTGGCAACACAACAAAATGTAGTAAAATACATCACAAAACTTAACATTTGCCTTTTCATATTCACTATCCCTCTAAGAAAGACCACTATTCTATGAAATTCATTTGTCAACTGCATTCTCCTTTCTCAATAGAAGTTTCTTTTGTATGTTTTTGTTTACCCACTTGTACATGCCTCATTGCTAAAACTTCAAGAGCTGTAACTACATCACCAATCAAAGGTCGAGCATTAGCATCCTCCAATAGACACATTGCTGCAATTGCTAGTGCTTGGAATAGACCCCTCATTGGATAGTTCCCTTTTAGCAATGGATCAACCATTgatgtatattttcttttgtttttgagtaGTGGTAGTGcctgaaaacaaaaaatgttatgAATGTCAATGACTCGTGACGTCTGTGGTTGTGCGATCAAGTGTCTTAAGGTGCATCTTAGGAAccaaatataagattttttttttttatacaaagaaccaaacaaaaatattatattgaaaaggtCAATTTTTAACTTTCAATAATTAAATACACCACTTTTAAGAtataatttctaatttttattctttaagtGCGTGTTTAGAATTACTGTGAATCTCGCAAAATCATGGTGACACCTTAGTTTTGTTGAAGCtccaaaaaatagtttttgcgGAATCGCGGTTTGGCCAACTCACCGCAAATTCAAACATGCACTTATTTGTTCCCTTAGCGAGTTGTTAACCTTGATTGACTTGTAAAACATTATAGTTTATGTTAGAGAAAATATATGCACACAAAAGAGTGACATGACATACCCAAATGACCAAGTTTTCTTCTTCAGGCGATCTTGAAGAATCAAGTACTCTTCTCCCAGTAATCATCTCTAGAAACACCACTCCAAAGCTATAAACATCTGACCTTGTAGTCAATTGACCTGTTGAGGCATACTCAGGTGCACAATAGCCATAAGTTCCCATCACCCTAGTGGACACGTGTGTTTTATCTCCAGTTGGACCAAGCTTTGCAAGTCCAAAATCAGAGAGTTTTGGATTGAAATTTTCATCCAAGAGTATGTTTGATGCTTTGAAATCACGATATATCACCGGTGGCTTTGCTTCTGCGTGTAAGTATTCAAGTCCTTTCGCCGCACCTTCTGCAATTTTCATTCTAGTGTGCCAATCCAAAGGCTTTTTGCCCGGAGGTAACTCTGAAAATcatttaacaacttttattgGAAAGGGAACATTTTATGGTGCAATCTTTGCATGTGATTATACTGGGAAGGATATAGaccttcatttttcaatttattttgatgttacagatttttttatttttaaatttcatgtATGATTTGGTTGTCACACAAATGTAAAGGTAAACAAAACAGCTATGAGAAATTTAAGAAGCTATAAAATGTGCTTTATTTTGTGGCCGTAGTTGTACTATACAATTTTCATACTGGAATTGGTTGATTTTAGATTTTCAGGCAAGAAGACATTGTGCAAGATGTGCATTTTCTTACCAAAAAGGTGATCTTCTAACGAACCATTCGCCATATATTCATATACCAAAATCCTTTGATCACCTTCTGCACAATACCCTACCAAATTGACAAGGTTAGAGTGGTGCAAGAAACTCAAAATCATAACCTCTGCAAGAAATTCCCTGCTTCCTTGAAATCCATCCTTGTTAAGTTTCTTAACAGCAACAACCTGCATATAGTATAAGTAACACAACATTGACAAGTTCGCTTACTATATGcgttttaaaaattgaacaagACGGTTTAACCGGTTGAACCTTGAATTGGCACTTTGATCAAAGTTTTATCCCCATTCAAACCAAACCGTTTAAGACGGTTGAAATATGATCCAGAAGTCTTGCCGGTTTGATGTTcaatttggttcaatttttaaaacattgcttACAAATTGAATAACTTTGTTAGCATAATATTCAAATAACTCCTAGCATAAGTAATATTATACCTTATTATTTATGCTTTTAATGCGCCCTTTGTATACTCTCCCAAAGCCTCCTTCACCAATCATATTGTTGATATGAAAATTCTTAGTTGCAACACATAGCTCATGGTAAGAAAATATCTTAGAGGTAATATTTCCTTTTCCATTTCTTGTGTTTTCTTCCTCTGCTATGTACTTCCGTTTGCCACCATCtacaatataaatttttacaATTAAAGAAAACAACATTGATGTGCTAACATTtcataaagaaaacaacaataatatctAGACATGAGACATTAAATTGAACCTCTTTAACATGAAAATCAATAccctttgcaaaaaaaaataaaaaaatgaatacaatATTTGATGTGAAACCAGAAATTCAGAACCTTGCaattgaaaaaagtaattaaataattgggACAATGTGGAAGATTAACATTGAAGGGTAAAAAACTTACCAGATTTAGAACAAATGTTATGATAGTCCTTAATGCTTTTCTTCaatgtgttcttggtgttcttctcTTGTGACTTACAACATGCAAAAAAGCTCATTTTCCACCCCCTAAATATTTGATCTGACCAAAACCacatttataaaattacaaagTTCTTGCATCACCTTTTCAAAACAATGTAACCTTTGGACACATAAGGAGcttataattcaaaatcaattctagatgTTTTCAATTCAAACCTTTGCCcatcataaaaacaaaattgatcctATGAATTTTGGCTTGAAAGAATTTTTGCCACATTGGCAATGTTTCATTGTTCTTCAAAGGCCAtagttaggaaaagaaattaTGACTTTGTCAAACATCCTAATTGTGTCATTATATAAAGTTGTTTCCTCAATATAGGATTTTAGGTGGTTTTTCTTAGGTTCCAATTTATCATGCCAGCTAACAGAAGGAGAACTCTTTTATGGATTCATAATAGTAAATAATGACAACTATTAATTTTTCATGGACCATTTTTAACGTTGGATCCTTCCCATCTACCTCAATTATGTTTTGTTTCATTAAGGGGCGTACCTAATTTTacctatattaataatatttttcggCTTTAAACCTTTTAATGTCAATAAACTCTCCTTTTTCTTTGACAGATTGTCAGTAAACTCAATTAAAATGATACATTGGAATTAGGGGTGGAAATGAGCTACGTCAAGCTATCTTTTATAAGGCATAAATCTGGTCTGTCAAAGTCTCAAAGACTTACTTCTTAGGCATAAGTTCTGAAAGCCTTATATGATTAGCTAGCCTTCTTAAATATGGTCTGCTAACCACAAACCCCTTTTATAACCTAGCATTAATGTCGCCTCAGGAATCCCGCTAGCCTCGACAGTGATTGGTGGCACGTGGCATAAAACGCCACGATTTCGACGGGTCAACACAAACGAAAGGTCGTCAAATCTGGACCATTGAATCACGTCGAGATAAAAAGACCTCGCCTGTGGATCCCCCTTGAAGAGAATGAGCTCGCCAGTAGAAAGATAGAAGTGTTCCTGCCCTTAAGTCAAGTCCATCACTTCGCCTTGTTCCAAGACTCGTGCTTGGGGGACTGTGGACCGTCAATCTATCCCTAAGGGCACagattgaaggtgagaaaaaacacaagaagggggggttgaattgtgttttctttttctcaaaaatgaatcttcttctgatatcacttcagaagctgtttaagagtgcttctgatgtaataATACTTCAGATGCAATTAAATTGTTTCTGATGTGTTGTTCAGAATCGGATACGCAGCGGAGTAAAaacagagaagagagaagaaagaaagacacaagcaattatactggttccttccacaaactagaagtagtccagtcccccttgcacttccaaggagatttccactaagtaataatcacacagattacaactgctcaatactacacctagtatgagacttcacaaatgctcaagcacgcaggcaagagactccctttgctcaagcactaaagcaagagacttcctatgctcaagcactaaagcaagagacttctattcaaacagaattacacagaaaattgtttgagtttgaacacttgatatacaatcagtggtgttcacaatataATGCAAATGAAAGactctctagacttaagaatttctaagatatatcaaa
Above is a genomic segment from Medicago truncatula cultivar Jemalong A17 chromosome 5, MtrunA17r5.0-ANR, whole genome shotgun sequence containing:
- the LOC11436067 gene encoding DNA polymerase I A, chloroplastic/mitochondrial, whose translation is MEATTQSTSLRPYCPLCCRLSRPFSLSLSSCSSLVSLTPHRRKIKAIQIASNGLRNSTMHSNCVRADLLCTKLTSLGLNEHSNTGYKHNFPYKNPVRVTLMKFSNASASMLEEMMVEEEVNSSHSSEMQVRKVDVAPCNPELSTTATERKLAGGDNRGWTLAKNKLAEGKKEMNGTNRYERKSNGSHVSNRFASIGRRQGSSTDVVSNLVRQGHGEHVSSSVQYSVLNNSKMFTDSETVVHQFNESALEISEEKITKVNGDDVSEETAMDSTDVTFDRKARRTDQSKLRDRLCRIYEDILVVDNIPLAEEVVKMITVKYRHLIYACDTEVAKIDVKQETPVDHGEITCFSIYGGPDADFGGGKSCIWVDVLDGGGKEILEKFANFFSDPSIMKVWHNYSFDCHVIENYGFKVSGFHADTMHMARLWDSSRQLNGGYSLEKLSGDKKVMSRSQFNHEEDLIGKVSMKTLFGKKKVKKDGSEGKIITIAPVEDLQRDERIPWICYSALDAKSTLNLYESLKSYLLDMPWNFDGVPVSGKTMYDFYNEYWRPFGEILVRMESEGMLVDREYLEGIEKVAKVEQEVAVDRFRKWACRYCPDAKYMNVGSDLQLRQLLFGGTLNRKDSNLALPTERIFKVPNVDEVIEEGKKAPKKFRDMKVKSLGYTLKTEMYTASGWPSVSGDALKVLAGNISSDFDFTDEIYNLDDDHDDGDEHGNLSQNHIEVSKVDNSAYGTAFSAFPTEKEGREACHAIAALCEVSSINSLISNFILPLQGHNISGKDNRVHCSLNINTETGRLSARRPNLQNQPALEKDRYKIRQAFIAAPGNSLIVADYGQLELRILAHLANCKSMMEAFKAGGDFHSRTAMNMYPYIREAVEKKEVLLEWHPQPGEDKPPVPLLKDAFGSERRKAKMLNFSIAYGKTPVGLSKDWRVTVKEAKKTVDLWYNDRKEVLQWQEERKKEAREYHCVYTLLGRARRFPLMAQANTYQKGHIERAAINTPVQGSAADVAMCAMIQISNNKKLKELGWKLLLQVHDEVILEGPTESAEVAKSIVVECMSKPFYGKNILKVDLSVDAKCAQNWYSAK
- the LOC11437067 gene encoding probable serine/threonine-protein kinase PBL23 isoform X2 codes for the protein MWQKFFQAKIHRINFVFMMGKDQIFRGWKMSFFACCKSQEKNTKNTLKKSIKDYHNICSKSDGGKRKYIAEEENTRNGKGNITSKIFSYHELCVATKNFHINNMIGEGGFGRVYKGRIKSINNKVVAVKKLNKDGFQGSREFLAEVMILSFLHHSNLVNLVGYCAEGDQRILVYEYMANGSLEDHLFELPPGKKPLDWHTRMKIAEGAAKGLEYLHAEAKPPVIYRDFKASNILLDENFNPKLSDFGLAKLGPTGDKTHVSTRVMGTYGYCAPEYASTGQLTTRSDVYSFGVVFLEMITGRRVLDSSRSPEEENLVIWALPLLKNKRKYTSMVDPLLKGNYPMRGLFQALAIAAMCLLEDANARPLIGDVVTALEVLAMRHVQVGKQKHTKETSIEKGECS
- the LOC11437067 gene encoding probable serine/threonine-protein kinase PBL23 isoform X1, whose translation is MWFWSDQIFRGWKMSFFACCKSQEKNTKNTLKKSIKDYHNICSKSDGGKRKYIAEEENTRNGKGNITSKIFSYHELCVATKNFHINNMIGEGGFGRVYKGRIKSINNKVVAVKKLNKDGFQGSREFLAEVMILSFLHHSNLVNLVGYCAEGDQRILVYEYMANGSLEDHLFELPPGKKPLDWHTRMKIAEGAAKGLEYLHAEAKPPVIYRDFKASNILLDENFNPKLSDFGLAKLGPTGDKTHVSTRVMGTYGYCAPEYASTGQLTTRSDVYSFGVVFLEMITGRRVLDSSRSPEEENLVIWALPLLKNKRKYTSMVDPLLKGNYPMRGLFQALAIAAMCLLEDANARPLIGDVVTALEVLAMRHVQVGKQKHTKETSIEKGECS